DNA from Bacteroides zoogleoformans:
GGAAGTACAAAAGACGGAAAAACCTTGCAGAAAGCCCTTTATATCCGGCATGTCTCTATGCGGCAGACGACGGTTTAAGCAACCTCTTGCCGAGGTATTTTACCGGATAACGGACAGAAAGGAAGCCCACGGCGATTACCGTGAAAAACACCAAAATGATGTCTGTAAAATGTACACTAACCGGATAGGCATCTACCACGAAAGCACCGTTTCCTCCACCTAACGAAATCAGGCCGAAGCGTTGTTGCAGGAAGCAAAGCAACAATCCCAATATGATGCCGGCGGTAGCACCGAAAACAGAAATCAACCGTCCTTCAAACAAGAATATGCGCAACACAAGGCGTTCGTCGGCTCCCAGATTGCGCAAGGTCTCCACGTCCTCCCGCTTGTCCAATATCAACATGGAGAGGGAACCGATAACATTGAAGCAGGCTATGACGAGGATGAAAGTAAGAAACAAATAAGAAATCAGCTTCTCGATTTCCATGATGCGGAAGACGTCGGCTTGTTGCTCGTAGCGATTCTGCACGGCAAACCGGTCGCCGAGGATGCGCTTGATTTTCTTCTGCACGGCATCGGTGCCGAATCCGGGTTTCAGTTTCAGTTCGATGGCGGAGACTTCCGTATCGAAATTGAACAGGCGGCGGGCAAAACCGAGGGAAGTCAGGATATAGCGGGAATCGTATTTCTTCTGATTCACCGTGAATATGGCCCCGGGCGAGAAAAGGTACTCCCGATTGAAAGCCGAGGCAGGATTGGCAATATTCATCCGGACATTGCGTTTAGGGGCATAAACCAGCAGCGGGTCTACGAATTGAATGCCTGTACCCAGCTCAGACATGAGTTCCACCCCCATGAAGCCATAATCCACCAATGAATCGGAAAGAACAAATTCACCGGTACCATACAGCAGGCTGTCGATGGAGGTCAGTTGCTCGAAGTTATCCTCTACTCCTTTTATCACGGCCATTGCCTGACGGTCTTTGTACTGCACCATCGCGTTTTCTTCCAGCGTCTCAGTCCAGACCTCGATTTCGGGCAAGGCACGCACTTGCCGGATGCGCGACTCGCGAGGATCGAACACCTTACCTTCGCGGATGGTGATTTTAAGTTCCGGGTCGAAAGCCGTAAAGAAGCCTGCCACCATGTCTTGAAAACCGTTGAACACAGACAACGTACACACCAATGCCAACGTGGTCAATGCCACTCCGCATACCGAAATGCCTGAAATGATATTGATGGCGTTGTGCTTCTTCTTGGAGAAGAGATAACGACGGGCTATGTAAAAAGGGAGATTCACTATTTCAAAAGTTCATCAATCCGCTCCAGATAATCCAAAGAATCATCCACGAAGAACTTCAGTTCGGGTATGATGCGCAATTGATGACGTACACGTGTCCCCAACTCAAAACGGATGGACTTCATGTTTGCATTGACGTTTTTAATGATTTCTTCACTCTTTTCCGAGGGAAATATACTGAGATAGGCACGAGCCACACTCATATCGGGGCTGATGCGCACCGCACTCACTGAAATCAATGTGCCGGACATGGATTTGGTTTGCATCAGAAAGATGTCGCTTAGTTCCTTCTGGAGGAGGCGGGCTATTTTACTTTGTCTGG
Protein-coding regions in this window:
- a CDS encoding FtsX-like permease family protein, with amino-acid sequence MNLPFYIARRYLFSKKKHNAINIISGISVCGVALTTLALVCTLSVFNGFQDMVAGFFTAFDPELKITIREGKVFDPRESRIRQVRALPEIEVWTETLEENAMVQYKDRQAMAVIKGVEDNFEQLTSIDSLLYGTGEFVLSDSLVDYGFMGVELMSELGTGIQFVDPLLVYAPKRNVRMNIANPASAFNREYLFSPGAIFTVNQKKYDSRYILTSLGFARRLFNFDTEVSAIELKLKPGFGTDAVQKKIKRILGDRFAVQNRYEQQADVFRIMEIEKLISYLFLTFILVIACFNVIGSLSMLILDKREDVETLRNLGADERLVLRIFLFEGRLISVFGATAGIILGLLLCFLQQRFGLISLGGGNGAFVVDAYPVSVHFTDIILVFFTVIAVGFLSVRYPVKYLGKRLLKPSSAA
- the rbfA gene encoding 30S ribosome-binding factor RbfA codes for the protein METTRQSKIARLLQKELSDIFLMQTKSMSGTLISVSAVRISPDMSVARAYLSIFPSEKSEEIIKNVNANMKSIRFELGTRVRHQLRIIPELKFFVDDSLDYLERIDELLK